A genomic window from Erpetoichthys calabaricus chromosome 17, fErpCal1.3, whole genome shotgun sequence includes:
- the etsrp gene encoding ETS1-related protein, which translates to MEIYHSSYYCEDFRTQEVPSGLDLASQVPNGEESSFSFDALCFGSQLCADVYNGFAKEIPLFDPKGCRSDSGHVDADTTLDLQGWTEYANVSAGRPSDPNQSVPISCYEEADFLSQAYQTLHSVNSSALHREYISSTTVDGGMAPLPNQYLPVKQEPYLNPEHGGAPDHAGCAAEQDFSNNRIYKQDVDPSFSWQGYNYSPDSSLLLPDYSAPAQSVSPCCPRVAKHRTTSIISPRHCSEKPTSGMVAYSGSGPIQLWQFLLELLLDESCQPFISWTGDGWEFKLSDPNEVAKRWGKCKNKPKMNYEKLSRGLRYYYHKNIIHKTGGKRYVYRFVCDVQSMLGKTAEELHASLNVRVKGTPSPQCY; encoded by the exons TCCCCAATGGAGAAGAATCCTCTTTTTCATTCGACGCCCTTTGCTTCGGATCTCAGCTGTGTGCCGACGTTTACAACGGATTCGCCAAGGAGATTCCACTTTTTGATCCTAAAG GATGCAGGAGCGACTCCGGCCACGTTGATGCGGACACCACCTTGGATCTGCAGGGCTGGACAGAATATGCAAATG tttccgCTGGCAGACCCTCCGACCCCAACCAGAGCGTCCCCATCTCTTGCTATGAAGAAGCCGATTTCTTAAGTCAAGCCTATCAGACCCTGCACTCCGTCAACTCCAGCGCCCTGCACAGGGAGTACATCAGCAGCACCACCGTGGATGGCGGAATGGCACCGCTGCCCAACCAGTATCTGCCAGTCAAGCAGGAGCCCTACTTGAACCCCGAGCACGGCGGAGCCCCGGATCATGCAG GCTGCGCTGCTGAGCAGGACTTCTCAAACAACCGGATTTACAAACAAGACGTGGACCCCTCATTCTCTTGGCAAGGCTACAACTACTCACCCGACAGCAGCCTCCTGCTGCCCGACTACTCCGCGCCCGCGCAGTCCGTGTCGCCATGCTGCCCTCGTGTGGCCAAACACAGAACGACAAGTATTATATCACCGAGGCACTGCTCGGAAAAGCCGACGTCTGGAATGGTGGCCTATTCAG gttcAGGTCCCATCCAACTCTGGCAGTTTCTGCTCGAGCTTCTCTTGGACGAATCCTGCCAGCCCTTCATTAGCTGGACTGGAGACGGATGGGAGTTTAAGCTGTCTGATCCAAATGAG GTGGCCAAACGCTGGGGAAAGTGCAAAAACAAGCCAAAGATGAACTATGAGAAGCTGAGCCGTGGCCTGAGGTATTATTACCACAAGAATATCATCCACAAAACCGGTGGCAAGCGCTACGTCTACCGCTTTGTATGCGACGTGCAGAGCATGCTGGGGAAGACGGCAGAAGAGTTGCACGCCAGCCTGAACGTGAGGGTGAAGGGCACCCCAAGTCCACAGTGCTACTGA